DNA from Brassica napus cultivar Da-Ae chromosome C4, Da-Ae, whole genome shotgun sequence:
TCGAATTAGGTTGCTTAGGAAGCATTCTATGGCTTTTTGGAAGATTAAGAAGCCAAGAATGAGTGAAATCAGTCTACTGGTTCTAAGTATCTTCTTGTTAgtgtgtttttttcatttttaccagtCATTTGGTTCTTAGTATTGGCTTCAATAAGTGTTTTGTTGCAACAATATTTGTGTCGACTTTACCAGTCAAatggttcttatattttgtGCTCAGTGATCTGTTCTTACAATCCaccttttttgttgaaaaatcaGACATCAGCTATTGTCAAACAAACTTAAACTCGAACTCAAAAGCATAGCTGAACATAACTAAACAaacagagagatagagaagTGAAGTGAAAATAATACCAATGTATAACAATGAAACTGATAAAATAACCATACAAGAATTATCCAAAGTATCCAAAGTTAAACAAAGTTGAttatttttagaagaaaaaaccaTACGAGACAAGGCAATACTGCACTTTCAAACACCACAACTTGCATACTTGAACAGACCAACCTgtaacagaaaaataaataccTGAAACACAATTAAATCGAgattgaaaaacatataaacGAACTGGCTATATAAGCTGACCCTTACCATATGTGACTGACTATATTGGTATTTTACAAGTTGCTCTGTTGTGCCCACTAATACCACATCTACTACACTTGCGAAGCTGCCTCTTTTGTGATGTTTGCGATGACCGAAGTTTATCTTCAACAGTTTCATATCTCCGTTTTCTATTCCTTCCAACTGATTTTCTTGACTCTGGTGGTAGCACATTGTCCACGACAACATCTTCTGGCATGGACCAAGCATCCTCAGGAACAGCAATAGGATTGATGCTTTCATGATAAGCTTCTCGCCAAGCTTCTGTAGTGTAAAATAAATCAGTTAATGTGTGTGGCTGTCTGCCAACATGAAACCCAGCTTTAATTGCGTGCCGACAAGGTATCTTCATCAGGTTGTACTTCCCACATGAGCAAGTACGTCTATCCAAATCAACTAAGCAGTCGATTTTATCACCTCTAACAAGCAAGCGACCATCGCTGACAGGGTAAACTGCAAATCTTTTGCCTTTCTCGGTTCTCCTTTCAATCTTTTTCTCCACATCTTCGGTAAGAGGATGATTATGCTTTGAAATCTTTTTCTTACGGTTATAAAACCACCGAGTCAGCATTTCTCTGATACTGTCCAACAAGGGAATGATTGGATACTCTCTCGGCGAACGCAAAGCAGAGTTGATGGATTCGGCAGGGTTTGTTGTCCTTATGTCATATCTATATCCAGAGAATTGACATCTTGCCCACTTTTGGACTTCAGCATCCCTTAGGTATTTTCCAATTGCCGGACTGATATTACACACATTAGCAAATATCTTTTCAAACTCAGCAACTCTATAAACCTTGGACGCCTTTGCAACCAACCCAACAAGTCCTTTCCCATGGTAATATGTTACcacattattcaacaaatgaTGAATGCAAATACCATGTTTAGCTGTTGGATACACAGTCTCAAGCGCCTTAGCAATGGCCGCATGTCTATCCGAAATGAAAGCCAAA
Protein-coding regions in this window:
- the LOC125585950 gene encoding uncharacterized protein LOC125585950; amino-acid sequence: MDHGCEITKSLAWDAREYAVNAVRGIPERSYGKIPKYLHMLREANPGTHSSYEIDSKGRFRYLFIAFGQSLRGFNRVIRRVIVVDGTFLKNKYKGVLLVATAVDGNSNLYPLAFGVVDSENENSWEWFMRQLNSVIADDHHLAFISDRHAAIAKALETVYPTAKHGICIHHLLNNVVTYYHGKGLVGLVAKASKVYRVAEFEKIFANVCNISPAIGKYLRDAEVQKWARCQFSGYRYDIRTTNPAESINSALRSPREYPIIPLLDSIREMLTRWFYNRKKKISKHNHPLTEDVEKKIERRTEKGKRFAVYPVSDGRLLVRGDKIDCLVDLDRRTCSCGKYNLMKIPCRHAIKAGFHVGRQPHTLTDLFYTTEAWREAYHESINPIAVPEDAWSMPEDVVVDNVLPPESRKSVGRNRKRRYETVEDKLRSSQTSQKRQLRKCSRCGISGHNRATCKIPI